ACCGTATATAAACTTCGTTATCATCATCGGACTGCTTCACTACGAAATACCCATGTCGATCCTGATCGTGATTGGCGCGATACTGAATCTCAACCCCCGCTTGACCGAGGCGGCCCAGTCTCTTGGCGCATCGGCATTGGCATCTCATCTTACAGTGACGATCCCCTTGTGCATAAAGGGGCTGGTCTCTGCGTTCCTGGTTTCAATGACGCTCGGCGTAAGCGCCTTCGCCATACCCTGGATCCTCGGGCGCGGGCGTGTGCTGTTCATTTCAAACCTAATTTACAGCCGCTTCAGCGAGGTCGCGAACTATTCCAGCGGCGCAGCAATTTCAATTGTCATGATAGTGCTGTCCTTACTGATGATTTTCATCTTATCCAGGCTCACGACGCTACTTGACAGGACGTAAGGCATGTTTAGCAAACGAAATGTCGACGCCGGTTTTGCGAAACTGCTGAAACTGTTAATCGCGCTGACCGCAGTGTTTCTAGCGCTTCCCGTGATCATGACCATAATAATGTCGTTTGATTCGCGTGACTACCTGGGCCCGTTCCCGCCTCCCGGCCTGTCGACAAAATGGTTCAGTCAGTTTGTCAACAACGGCTATCTTTGGTCGGGATTTTATACCAGCCTGTTGCTCGCGACTGCGACGACCGCTGTCGCGACCGTGATTGGTGCCTTGGCCGCGCTGGCGATCAGTCGCATGTCTGCGCAATGGCGGGATCCTGTCACAACGGCGTTCCTGTCGCCCTTGGTGCTGCCAGGAGTTATCATTGGGTTTGCCTTGCTGATGGTGTTTTCGACAGTGAACATGGTGCCGACCTTTCTGAAGCTGCTCGCCGGGCACCTCATCATCACAATTCCCTTTACGATCAGAATGACATTGATCGGGCTGACCGGCATAAGCGCTACCCTGCGCGAGGCA
The genomic region above belongs to Mesorhizobium sp. B4-1-4 and contains:
- a CDS encoding ABC transporter permease, with product MFSKRNVDAGFAKLLKLLIALTAVFLALPVIMTIIMSFDSRDYLGPFPPPGLSTKWFSQFVNNGYLWSGFYTSLLLATATTAVATVIGALAALAISRMSAQWRDPVTTAFLSPLVLPGVIIGFALLMVFSTVNMVPTFLKLLAGHLIITIPFTIRMTLIGLTGISATLREAALTLGANERQAFFTVSLPLARNSIAAGAIFAFAFSMDDLTISLFLSDFNTYPFPVALVSLMRSNFDLTLAAAAVFLMGLTAVILFVFDRVLGLERAIGHGVYGA